GAAGGTCAGAAGGTCGAGTTCGACGTCGTCAAGGGCCCCAAGGGCCTCCAGGCGGCCAACGTCCGCAAGGGCTAAGGGCTGCTCGTCTTCGAGAGCCCGGTCCCTCGACGAGGGGCCGGGCTTTCGCATGTCCGGGCGCAGGAGCCCACGGCGCGCGCCGCCCCGGCCGTGTTGAAGTTCCGCCGCCCGGCCCCCATCGTCCTCTCCTCACGGCCGCGCTCCCTCGCGCGGCGAGGAGGGCGCGATGCCGATGCAGCTCCACGAGCTTCACCCGAGCCTCATCCACCTGCCGCTGGCGCTCCTGCCGGGCGCCGCGCTCACCGACGCGCTGGCCGCCACCTCGCGCGGCCGGCTGCGGCGGCTCGCGCTCGACCGCGTCGGGCGCACGATGTGGTGGGCGGGCGTCGGCGCGGCCGCCCTGGCCGGCGTGGCGGGGATGGCCGCCTCGCAGGAGGTGCGCGCCGACGATCCGCGGGCGCGCGACGCGATGTGGCTGCACGGCGCGGGCAACCTCGGCGTCCTGCTGGCCGGCGCGGGCCTCGCCTCGTGGCGCTCCACCCACCGCGTCACCGCGACCTCAGCCACCATGGGGGCGGCGGCGGTCGCGGCGGCCGTCTACACCGCCTGGCTCGGCGGCGAGCTCGTGTACACGCACGGCGTGGGCGTGAAGGCGCAGCCCGCGGCCGCGGCCAACGGCGCCCGCCCCGCGACGCCGCCCCTGCGCTCCTGGGCGGCGCCGGGCCGGATGCTCGCCGACGCCGGTCGCGGGCTCGCCTGGCTGCTGCGGCGCGGCGGACGCGCCGCCCTCCGCAAGGAGCCGCTCGCCGCCGGCGCGGCCACGCAGCCCGATCGCCCGCTCGTGCCGCCGCCCGGCGGCGGCGCCTGGGATTCGCAGCTCCGGCCGATCGGCTAGAAGACCCCGAGCAGCTCCACCTCGAAGACGAGGGTCGCGCCGCCCGGGATCTCCGGCGGCGCGCCCGCCGCGCCGTAGCCGAGCTCGGGCGGCAGCGTCAGCTTGCGCTTGCCGCCCACCTTCATCCCGGCCACGCCGCGGTCCCAGCCCTCGATCACCTCGCCCGCGCCGAGGCGGAAGGAGAAGGGCGCCCCTCCGACCGACGAGTCGAACTGCTTCCCGTCGGTGAGCCAGCCCGTGTAGTGCACCTCGACCGTCTTGCCGCGCACGGCCTCCGGCCCCTTGCCCTTCACCAGGTCCTCGATCTTCGGCTTTGCCATTCGTCCGTCCGCGCTCCGTGCTCGGTGGTACCGCTACAGGGGCATGTTCCCGTGCTTCTTCGGCGGCAGCTCCTGCCGCTTCGTGCGCAGCATCTCGAGGGCGCGGATGAGCCGCGGCCTCGTGTCCTCGGGCCGGATGACCTCGTCCACGTAGCCGAGCTCGGCCGCCTTGTACGGGTTCGCGAACTTCTCGCGGTAGTCGGCGACGAGCCGCTGCCGGGTCTCCTGCTGCGCCGCCGGATCTGCGCCGGCCGCCGAGAGCTCCTTGCGGAAGATGATGCCCACCGCGCCCTCGGGGCCCATGACCGCGATCTCCGCGGTGGGGAAGGCGAAGTTCACGTCGGCGCGGAGGTGCTTGGAGGCCATCACGTCGTAGGCGCCGCCGTAGGCCTTGCGGGTGATGACCGTCACCTTCGGCACGGTCGCCTCGGCGTACGCGAAGAGCAGCTTCGCGCCGTGCGTGATGATCCCGCCCCACTCCTGGTCGGTGCCCGGCAGGAAGCCCGGCACGTCGACGAAGGTGACGAGGGGGAGGTTGAAGGCGTCGCAGAAGCGCACGAAGCGGGCCGCCTTCACCGAGGCCTTGATGTCGAGGACCCCCGCCAGCACCGCCGGCTGGTTCGCCACCAGCCCCACCGGCCGCCCGTTCAGGCGGGCGAAGCCGATCACCAGGTTCTCGGCGTAGTGCCGCCCCACCTCGAAGAAGTGCCCGTCGTCCACCACCGCCCGCAGCACGTCCTTCATGTCGTACGGCTTGTTCGGGCTGTCCGGCACGAGCGTCTTCAGCGCCGGGTCGCGCCGCGCCGGGTCGTCCGAGCACGGCAGGGCGGGCGGGTCGTCGGCGTTGTTCTGGGGCAGGAAGGAGAGGAGCTCCCGCACCGCCCGCAGCGTCGCCTCCTCGCTGTCGAAGGTGAAGTGGGCCACGCCCGACTTCTGGGCGTGGGCGCGCGCGCCGCCCAGCTCCTCCTTCGTGACCTCCTCGTGCGTCACCGCGCGGATCACCTCCGGCCCGGTGATGAACATGTAGCTCGTGTCCTTCACCATGAAGATGAAGTCGGTGATGGCGGGCGAGTAGACCGCCCCGCCGGCGCACGGCCCCATCACCACGCTCACCTGCGGGACCACGCCCGAGGCGAGGGTGTTGCGCAGGAAGATGTCGGCGTAGCCCGCCAAGGAGACCACGCCCTCCTGGATGCGCGCGCCGCCCGAGTCGTTGAGGCCCACCACCGGGCAGCCCACCTCCATCGCCCGGTCCATCACCTTGCAGATCTTCTCCGCGTACGCGCCGGAGAGCGATCCGCCGAAGACGGTGAAGTCCTGCGCGAAGACGAAGACCTGCCGCCCCTCGACCAGCCCGTAGCCGGTCACCACGCCGTCGCCCGGGACGCGGTGCTCCTGCATCCCGAAGTCGGCGCAGCGGTGGGTCTTGAACTTGTCGAGCTCGACGAAGCTGCCGGGGTCGAGGAACAGCTCCAGCCGCTCGCGGGCGGTGAGCTTGCCCGCCTCGTGCTGGCGCGCGATCCGCGCCGCGCCGCCGCCGCCCTCCGCCTCGGCGTCGAGCCGGTCGAGCCGCGCGCGGCGCGGGTCCGGATCGACGGGCCCGCTCACGGTCCGCCCTCGCGGCGCCGGCCGCGCCGCTCCCGCCACCACCCGAGCCACCCCTCGGCGCCCGCCCCCGAGGCGCCGGTGAGCGCCTCCAGCGCGGCCTCGGCCGCGCCGTGCACCGGCTCGGCGGCGTCGAGCGCCTGCACCAGCAGCGGGATGGCCTCCTCGTCGCCCAGGGCGCCGAGCGCGCGGGCCGCGCGGGCCCGCCGGTCGCCCTCGCCCGCCACCAGGCTCCGGCGCAGCCGCTCCAGCACCGGCCTGAACTCTGGGTGCGTCCGCTGCTGCGCCAGCGCCCCCAGCGCCGCGTCGCGCGCGCCGCGGTCCACGTCGAGCGCCGCGTCCGCCAGCGGCAGGAAGGCGGCCGGGTCGGCCCCGCGGCCGAGCAGGAGCGCCGCCAGCCGGCGCCGCGCCGGATCGGCCTCGCGCAGGAGGTCGATCACGTACGGCGTCGCCACCGGGCCCAGCGCCACCAGGGCGGCGAGGAGCGGCCCGCGCTCCTCGACCGGGATCTCCGCGCCCCGCCCCGCCACCTCGACCGGCCCGGGGAAGGCGGCGCGCAGCGCGGCGGCGGCCTCGGGGCCCTGCTGCGCGAGCCGCGCGATGAGCTCGGCGCGGGCGGGCGAGCCGCGCGGCGCGGCGCCGAGGCGCGCCACCGCCTCCGCCGCGTCGCGCGGCGGCGGGAGAGGCGCCGCGGCGGGCAGGGGCGCGGGCGCGCCGGGGGCCTCGCCGGCCGCGCGCCCCGGCTCGCGGACCGCCCACCCCGCGGACACCTCGCCCGCGGGCGCGGCGGCGCGCGCCTGCTTGCCCCGGACGAGCACGCGCTCCAGCGCGGCGCCCACCGCGCCGAGCAGGAGCAGCAGGTCGCCCAGGCGCGAGGGCGAGACCGGCGCCTCGCCGTTGTCGGCGTAGAGGAGGCACACGGTGCGCTCACGGAGCGAGACCGGGTACACGAGCGCCGTCCTCGGCCAGGCGCGCCCGAGGCCGGCGAGGAGCTTCTCGTTCCCGGGGTCCCGCCCCACCGGCCCGAGGTAGGGGCCGCTCGTGCCCAGCACCGCCCGCAAGAGCCCCGCCTCGTCGCGATCCAGCCGGACCGCGCGGCACCGCTCGCGCGCGTCCGGCCAGCCCACCGCGTCGTGGCCGACGACGCGGGCGCGCGTGACCGCGAGGAGCGCGGCCGCCTCGAAGAAATCGAGGGTGTAGCGGAGCGCCACCGCGACCACCTCGTCGCGCCCGGTCGCCGCCTCGAGCGCCGCGAAGGCCTCGTCGCGCGACCAGCGGGGCGCGGTGCCGGAGGTGGGGGCCGGCGGCGTGGCGTCGCCGAGCAGCGCCTCGAGGTCGCTCTCGAGCGCGTGGGCCAGCGCCGCGGCCAGCGGCTCCTCCGGCTCGGCGAGGCCGAAGGTGAAGGTGATCGCTGGCTCGTCGTCGGGGCTCTCCGCGCCGGGCCCCGCCTCGCCGCCGGCCGCCGGGCCGGGCGCCGGCGCCGGGGCGGGGCGGGCGCCCTTCCGCGAGGCCAGCGCGGCGAAGCGCCCCGCCAGCTCGCCGCCGAAGAGCTGGGCCAGGAGCCGGCGGACGCGCCACTCGGGGGCGACGTGCGGCACGACCTTCAGCGAGAGCATGAACGACAGCTCCTCGAGCGCCGGGAGGTCGAGCGGGTGCGTCACCGCCACCGCCAGCTCGCCGCCGCGCAGGTGGAAGGGCGCGAGGCCGTGCCGCTCCGCCACCCGCGCCGGGAAGACCGCGCGCAGGGCCGGGTCGGCGGCGAGCTCGAGCGGCGCCGGCGGCAAGCCCGAGGCGCGGGCGAGGAACCTGACGAGCTCGCCCTCCTCGACCAGGCCGAGCTCGAGCAGCGCGGTGTCGAGCGCGCCGCCCGCCTGGCGCTGGCGCTCCAGGGCGCGCTGGACGTCCGCCGCGGAGGCCGCGCCCGCTTCGACGAGGAGGGCGGCGAGGTCGAGCGGCACGCCTCCGGTTGTAGGCGGCGAGGTGGAGGGGGTCAAGGCGCGCGAACGACGAAGGTGCCCGCGGCCCGGTCGTGCAGGGCGCGTGGACTCGAGGTGAAGAGCGCGAGCCAGGTGCCGGCGCCCAGCGCCGCGGTGCCGAGGAGCGCCAGCGCGGCGCGCGCGGCCGCCCGCCCCATCCCGGGACCCTCGCCGTCGCGCTCGACCACCGCCAGCCCCAGCAGGCGATCGCCGAGGGTGCCCCCCAGGAGCCCGTGCGCCAGCGCCGCATAGGCCACGAACGCGAGCGCGCCCAGTGCCAGCCCGGCCGGGAAGAGGCCCCGCCAGAGGCTCACCCCATCCGGGAACGCCCAGGCCGCGAGCCCGACCGGCGCGGCGACCCCCAGCGCGACGAGCGTCCCGTCGGCGAAGCCCGCCGCCAGCCGCGCTCCCAGCGGGGCCGTCTCCGGCTCCTCCGCCGCGCCGCAATCGCGAGCGTCGAGGTCCTGGTCTCCCTCGCGGTCGCGATCGCACTCACCGTCGCGGTCGAGGTCGCGGTCGCACGCGCGCTCGCGGTCGAGGTCGAGGTCGAGGTCGCCACCGCCCGCCCCCTCCCCTTCGTCCGGCGCATCGGGGAGAGGGTCGAGCCTCCCCCGCGCTCGCC
The genomic region above belongs to Anaeromyxobacter diazotrophicus and contains:
- a CDS encoding DUF2231 domain-containing protein is translated as MPMQLHELHPSLIHLPLALLPGAALTDALAATSRGRLRRLALDRVGRTMWWAGVGAAALAGVAGMAASQEVRADDPRARDAMWLHGAGNLGVLLAGAGLASWRSTHRVTATSATMGAAAVAAAVYTAWLGGELVYTHGVGVKAQPAAAANGARPATPPLRSWAAPGRMLADAGRGLAWLLRRGGRAALRKEPLAAGAATQPDRPLVPPPGGGAWDSQLRPIG
- a CDS encoding FKBP-type peptidyl-prolyl cis-trans isomerase; protein product: MAKPKIEDLVKGKGPEAVRGKTVEVHYTGWLTDGKQFDSSVGGAPFSFRLGAGEVIEGWDRGVAGMKVGGKRKLTLPPELGYGAAGAPPEIPGGATLVFEVELLGVF
- a CDS encoding acyl-CoA carboxylase subunit beta, which produces MSGPVDPDPRRARLDRLDAEAEGGGGAARIARQHEAGKLTARERLELFLDPGSFVELDKFKTHRCADFGMQEHRVPGDGVVTGYGLVEGRQVFVFAQDFTVFGGSLSGAYAEKICKVMDRAMEVGCPVVGLNDSGGARIQEGVVSLAGYADIFLRNTLASGVVPQVSVVMGPCAGGAVYSPAITDFIFMVKDTSYMFITGPEVIRAVTHEEVTKEELGGARAHAQKSGVAHFTFDSEEATLRAVRELLSFLPQNNADDPPALPCSDDPARRDPALKTLVPDSPNKPYDMKDVLRAVVDDGHFFEVGRHYAENLVIGFARLNGRPVGLVANQPAVLAGVLDIKASVKAARFVRFCDAFNLPLVTFVDVPGFLPGTDQEWGGIITHGAKLLFAYAEATVPKVTVITRKAYGGAYDVMASKHLRADVNFAFPTAEIAVMGPEGAVGIIFRKELSAAGADPAAQQETRQRLVADYREKFANPYKAAELGYVDEVIRPEDTRPRLIRALEMLRTKRQELPPKKHGNMPL
- a CDS encoding general secretion pathway protein GspE: MPLDLAALLVEAGAASAADVQRALERQRQAGGALDTALLELGLVEEGELVRFLARASGLPPAPLELAADPALRAVFPARVAERHGLAPFHLRGGELAVAVTHPLDLPALEELSFMLSLKVVPHVAPEWRVRRLLAQLFGGELAGRFAALASRKGARPAPAPAPGPAAGGEAGPGAESPDDEPAITFTFGLAEPEEPLAAALAHALESDLEALLGDATPPAPTSGTAPRWSRDEAFAALEAATGRDEVVAVALRYTLDFFEAAALLAVTRARVVGHDAVGWPDARERCRAVRLDRDEAGLLRAVLGTSGPYLGPVGRDPGNEKLLAGLGRAWPRTALVYPVSLRERTVCLLYADNGEAPVSPSRLGDLLLLLGAVGAALERVLVRGKQARAAAPAGEVSAGWAVREPGRAAGEAPGAPAPLPAAAPLPPPRDAAEAVARLGAAPRGSPARAELIARLAQQGPEAAAALRAAFPGPVEVAGRGAEIPVEERGPLLAALVALGPVATPYVIDLLREADPARRRLAALLLGRGADPAAFLPLADAALDVDRGARDAALGALAQQRTHPEFRPVLERLRRSLVAGEGDRRARAARALGALGDEEAIPLLVQALDAAEPVHGAAEAALEALTGASGAGAEGWLGWWRERRGRRREGGP
- a CDS encoding RDD family protein; this translates as MECPRCHELASPAALACAVCAAPLRLGEEPRPARLDRVLDLDRRARGRLDPLPDAPDEGEGAGGGDLDLDLDRERACDRDLDRDGECDRDREGDQDLDARDCGAAEEPETAPLGARLAAGFADGTLVALGVAAPVGLAAWAFPDGVSLWRGLFPAGLALGALAFVAYAALAHGLLGGTLGDRLLGLAVVERDGEGPGMGRAAARAALALLGTAALGAGTWLALFTSSPRALHDRAAGTFVVRAP